DNA from Terriglobales bacterium:
AAGTCGATGTCCTGGACTCCAAACTGCAAGCCCCAGCTTCCGCCACCGATGGAGATGAACGCCGGCGCGCTCCAGCCATGCGCGGTGCGGCAGGTGGCGACGCCACGGCCATGCTTGCCACCGAAAATGAACGCTCCCTTGATCATGTGAGGGACCACGGCGATGCACTTGGCGCTGTCCATCACTTCCTGGGGAATGCCCTTATCGGGTGTGGCCATGATCTCGTGTAGCACGCTGGCAGCCTTATCCAGCCGCTCGACGGAGTCCTCGCGGGTCGTCCCGGCCCAGGACAGGCTGCTCAGACTCAACACCATTATTGCTAACATGAATTTCTTCATCGTTGCAGCCTCCATGACTGCTCTGAAACTATCTGCCGCCGAGTTTCCCGGAGGCATTGAAACGTTCCTTGCGCAGGGTCCGACCCTGCAGACTGAACTGCGTTCACTCCTTACAGTCGCCCCAAAAGCAGCAGTACGACCAGGATCATTAAAACCAGGCCCAGGCCGCCGCTAGGCCAGTAACCCCAGCTCCGGCTGTGCGGCCAGCTGGGAAACGCTCCCACCAGCATCAGGATCAGCACGACGATGAGGATGGTTCCTAGCATATGGTCCTCCCT
Protein-coding regions in this window:
- a CDS encoding DUF3309 domain-containing protein, which codes for MLGTILIVVLILMLVGAFPSWPHSRSWGYWPSGGLGLVLMILVVLLLLGRL